In Paludisphaera rhizosphaerae, the sequence GAGGGTGGCCGCGTGCTGAGGCCGACGCGCCTCGCCATTATGGCAGACGGCACGGGTGCGATAGGTATGCGGGACCGACGCACGCCAAAATGGCAGAACGGTCCTCGATCACCAGGTGATCTGCAGATTCCGGACGGTGGCGGGCTGATCCCCTGGGGAGAAGGTCAGCCAACGGGCGTCGGCGACGGTCTTTGGGTCGGGCTCGAATTCGTCGTCGTCGATTTTGACAGTGAAAACACCGAATTGGCGACGGATTTCGACGTGATGCCAGCGCAAGGGCTCATCGGGAAGGTCTTCGACATTTGGAACGGTGTGCGGAACCAGGGGGCAACCGGCGATCCGGAGCTGCGCCAGGGTTCTTGGGCTGGCCTTGACCTCGACCTTGAGCCGGAAGGCAGGAGGAATGGCCAGTTTCGGAGGGAATACCACGACGGACCGATTGTCCTCCGTGGCGGCGACCTCGAACTCGGAGAGTCCCAGGTCACGGAAGATGGCGTCGCCCGCTTTCGGCGAGGGGACCAGCGCCGAGGGGTCGACGGGCGCCAGGATGCGGGACATGGAAAGAGCCACGGCGAGAAGCATGAACGCAGCCGGCACGCCCACAGAGAACCACCGGGGGGGACGGCCCTCGACGGCGAACGGACAGTAGAGGAGCATCGCCACCCGCTGGAGCAAGGGCGTGTCAAAAGGTCGGCCTCGCCAGAATCGAGGCGACTCGACTTCCCGGCCGTCGGTTTTCACGGCGGCTGGACGACCGCTGGAGAGGCCGACGAGCCATCGGGCGTAGTGGGTGGTCTCTCCCAACGGTCCGGCGGCTCGGCGGTCCGCCAGGAATTCCTGGTCGATCCGAAGCTGGGTCCGCAGCCACCAGAGATGCGGCAGGAAGAACCAAAGGATCTGAGCGAGCGCGGCCAGGGCGTTGAACCAGGCGTCGCCTCGGTCGGCGTGGGCCAGCTCGTGGAGCAGGATCAAGCGAAGCGCATCCGGGTCGGCCTCGTCACGGTCAAGCCGGCCGGGGATGACGATCGTCGGTCTGATCACTCCTCCCAGGACCGGGCTGCGGAGCCAGTCCGACGCCCGGAGCGCAGGATGCGGCGGCGATCGCTCCAGGTCGACGATCAACTCGTCGAAGACGCGTTGTGTCGCAGGACTCACCTCGACGGAACGGTCGAGCAACCTCTGAAAGCCCCACACACCCAGGCCGAACCAGGACAGACCGGCCGCCGCCCCGACGAGGTAGATCAGGGTCGCCACCCGCACCAACCGCTCTCCGGCCGGCCATTCCGCCTGAGAAGAAGAGTCGGATCGACCTCTCGGGGAGGGCTTTCCAGCCAGGTCGACGTCGAGCGGACTCAACTCGGGAGTCAGGGGGGGCGGGACCAGACCAGTCCGCAACATCCAGTCGATGGGGTACGACCGCGGAAGAGCGTCGAACACGACCAGCGGGATCATCAGGAGCGCCGCGTAGACCCCTGTCTGGGCCAGAACGATTCGACGGGCCGGCTGCCGGGTGAAAACCACCAGGACCACGACGACGCTCAGCAGGATCGCGTTGGCGACCGCCGCGTCGATCAACGTGCGGCTGAACTGATCCAGCACAAGCCACATGCGGTCCGAGCGCCTCGGGGGCCGGGGGATGAGGAGGGTGGGGAGACCGTTGCGACGATCCAAAAGGAAGAGGCGACGCGGCGGCGCCCGTCGGCCCTTTTTGCACATGGAAAGAGCCAGGAGGGATCCGCCGGCGACGGGCCCCCTGGCTCTATGATACGGTCCCAACCGATCGACGTCGAACTCCGGCCCGCAGCAACGGGCCGGGCGGGTTCACGCGATCTCTTCGGAGGTCTCCACTGCGGGAGTGGACGTCGCCGCCAGTCGGCTGGCGTCGTCGATCATGACCCGCAGGCGATCCAACTCCTCCGGTGTGGGAGGGTTGGAATCGAACAGGGCGACCATCACCCGGTCGAGCGCGCCGTCGAAAACGCGGTCCACGAACTTGCGGGTCAGTTCGCGGATCGTCCGCTCGGACGACTTCTTCGGGTAGTAGATGAACGTCCGCCCCTCGACGACGTGGCGCACCAGCCCCTTCTTGTCTTCCATGATGTTCAGCAGGGTTTGCACGGTGCTGTACGCAACGGGCCCCGAGTCGCGGTTCAGATCTTCCTGAACGTCGCGAACGCTCGCCTGGCCCCGAGCCCACAGGATCTTCATGATCTCGAGCTCGCGGTCCGTCACCATCTGGGTCTTACGCACGAGATCCTCCCTCAAGATAATTGAGGATAAACGAAAATGATCGTTCTCGCAACGTACCTCGCGATATCGCCCTACGCAAGCTTAAACAAATCGGAATCGACATGCCTGCAAGCAGCCGCCCCAGAATCAAGGAGGTCGAGGGTCCTCATTTTCGCCCCTCCGCTTCAGCGAGTCGAGTCGCCAACATCTCCGGAAATCTGGAATACCATTTCCGGTTCAGAGGCGAGGGATGGGGCAACGGGCGAACGTCGACCGTCTTAAATCGGCCGTCGCCGCAAGGCAAGCGGCAGGGATAGACGGTCTCGAAGCGGGCGTCGGTTGCAGCCGAGCCTGGGAACGCCTCCCCCTCCGCGTAGTAGGGCTCGAACCAGCGAAAAGCCTCCGTGCCAAGGGTCAGCACCTGGGAGCCCTTCCAATGTTCGCCGAGCAACGCAGCCACGAACGGCCGGAACCGCGCCCGGACGGACTCGGCGTATGCCTTGTTCCCGGGGGGCTTGAACGGGACCGTGTTGG encodes:
- a CDS encoding M56 family metallopeptidase encodes the protein MWLVLDQFSRTLIDAAVANAILLSVVVVLVVFTRQPARRIVLAQTGVYAALLMIPLVVFDALPRSYPIDWMLRTGLVPPPLTPELSPLDVDLAGKPSPRGRSDSSSQAEWPAGERLVRVATLIYLVGAAAGLSWFGLGVWGFQRLLDRSVEVSPATQRVFDELIVDLERSPPHPALRASDWLRSPVLGGVIRPTIVIPGRLDRDEADPDALRLILLHELAHADRGDAWFNALAALAQILWFFLPHLWWLRTQLRIDQEFLADRRAAGPLGETTHYARWLVGLSSGRPAAVKTDGREVESPRFWRGRPFDTPLLQRVAMLLYCPFAVEGRPPRWFSVGVPAAFMLLAVALSMSRILAPVDPSALVPSPKAGDAIFRDLGLSEFEVAATEDNRSVVVFPPKLAIPPAFRLKVEVKASPRTLAQLRIAGCPLVPHTVPNVEDLPDEPLRWHHVEIRRQFGVFTVKIDDDEFEPDPKTVADARWLTFSPGDQPATVRNLQITW
- a CDS encoding BlaI/MecI/CopY family transcriptional regulator, which codes for MRKTQMVTDRELEIMKILWARGQASVRDVQEDLNRDSGPVAYSTVQTLLNIMEDKKGLVRHVVEGRTFIYYPKKSSERTIRELTRKFVDRVFDGALDRVMVALFDSNPPTPEELDRLRVMIDDASRLAATSTPAVETSEEIA
- a CDS encoding uracil-DNA glycosylase family protein — translated: MTHARTIERLIDDAEAEARREPFPVDLPVYEKAERDPLRPILFAGSLDAPVAVLARDLGKDEVAAGQPLIGAGGKLVRAGIVAAHGGGKNEEALKYALLTNTVPFKPPGNKAYAESVRARFRPFVAALLGEHWKGSQVLTLGTEAFRWFEPYYAEGEAFPGSAATDARFETVYPCRLPCGDGRFKTVDVRPLPHPSPLNRKWYSRFPEMLATRLAEAEGRK